AGGCCGCCACCGACCTCACCCAGATGATCGCCCATGGGTTCTTCCCCTACCCGGGCCAGCGCTCCGACCACGCCGACTCCCCGCGGGTCGGGGACGGCTTCGTCCGGGTCGACGCGACCGGGACGGTGACCTATGCCAGTCCCAACGCGATGTCGGTGTACCGCCGGCTGGGGCTGCAGACCGACCTGACCGGCCTGGACCTCCCCGAGACCACCCGCCGGCTGCTGCCGCCGCGCCGGCGACCCGACGAGGAGACGCTGAGCGCGGTCCTCTCCGGACGGTTGCCGCGCGACGCCGAGGTGGGCGACGGCGAGACGGTGCTGATCCTGCGGGCGATCCCGCTGCGGCCCACCGGCGAGCACATCGGTGCGCTGGTGCTGGTCCGCGACGTGACCGACCTGCGCAGCCGCGACCGGGAGCTGGTCACCAAGGACGCGACGATCCGCGAGATCCACCACCGCGTGAAGAACAACCTGCAGACGGTGGCGGCGCTGCTGCGGCTCCAGGCCCGGCGCATCGAGGCACCCGAGGGCCGGGCCGCGCTGGAGGAGGCGGTCCGCCGGGTCGGCACGATCGCCGTCGTGCACGACACGTTGAGCCAGACCCTGGACGAGCGGGTGGAGTTCGACCAGGTCGCCGACCGGCTCCGGTTGATGGTCACCGAGGTCAGCTCACCCGGGGCGGCGGTCTCCTCGCGCCGCGAGGGAAGCTTCGGCGTCGTCCCGGCCGAGATCGCGACGCCGCTGGCGATGGTGCTGACCGAGCTGCTGCAGAACGCGGTCGAGCACGGTTTCCACGGCGGGTCCGGGCAGCTGCTGGTGGCGGCCCGGCGTACCCCCGGACGGCTGGTCGTGACGGTCCAGGACGACGGAGCCGGAGTGCCGGTGGACTTCGACCTCGACAGCTCGGCCAGCCTGGGACTCTCGATCGTCAGGACGCTGGTGGAGTCCGAGCTCGGGGGCCGGATACAGATCGACCCGGCTCCCACAGCGGGGACCCGGGTGACCTTGGACGTGCCGCTGGCGTGAGCGCGGCGATGGGACTGCTCAGGCGGTGCGGACCTTGGCACGGGCGTTGCGGCGCTTCAGCGCACGACGCTCGTCCTCGCTCATGCCCCCCCACACTCCGTGGTCCTGCCCCGCCTCGAGCGCCCACGCGAGACACTGCTCGCGCACCTCGCATCGACGGCACACCTGCTTGGCCTCCTCGATCTGGAGGATGGCCGGACCGGTGTTGCCGATCGGAAAGAACAGTTCTGGATCCTCTTCGAGGCACGCAGAACGGTGGCGCCAATCCATGGCGGTTGACTCCTTGTCGTCAGTTCGTGAGCGGCCGGCTGGGTGAAGTCGGACCTGCCCCTTAACACTCTCGTTGACAGCGTTCGGTCGTTTTAAACGCCTTGTCGAGAACCGTCCCGCCCCTTGGTCTGCTGGCGGGTGTCGGTGGATGGTCCCGAGCAGGTCCGACAGACCTGCTGGCCGGTGACAGTCTCCAGAGTGGCAAGAGATCGAGGACAGATCAACCCTTTCGGGTGGTCAGTTCCGTCACAACCCGCCGGGGGAGGCCCGGTCCGGAATGACAAAGCCGCAGGTCACGGGGCGTTCCGGGCACCCGGGACCGGTGGCGGCGAAGTTCCGCCGCGACACGCCGGGTGCGTACGATCGAGCCGTGACCGAGCACCCTACGCCCGCCTCCCCTCCGTCCGGCACCGGGGGAGGGCGCATGCCCACGGCCCTGCTGGTCGCGGCCGCGGTGGCCGCGGTCGAGGCGCTGCTGCTGGCCGTCTACGGGGTCGCCGAGCTGGTGGCGCTGTCCGGCGACCGGCTGACGATGGGGCTCTCGACCTCGGTCTTCTTCCTGGGGTACGCCGCCGGCCTCGCCTTCTGCGCCTGGGCGGTCACCCGGGGCAGCTCCTGGGCGCGTGCTCCGATCGTGCTCGCGCAGCTCATCCAGCTCGGCGTGGCCTGGAGCTTCCGGGGCGGCAGCTCGACGCCGCTCTCGGTGCTGCTGGCCGTCCTCGCCCTCGTGGTGCTCGCCGGGCTGCTGCACCCGGCCTCGATCGCGGCGCTCGACGACGCCGAGCGCTGAGGCCGGCAGTCTCGCTCAGACCCCGCTGGTCGGCTCCGCGAGCTGCTCACGCAGCTGGGCGAGCGTGCGGGCGAGGAGCCGCGAGACGTGCATCTGCGAGATACCGATCTCGGCGGCGATCTGGGACTGGGTCATCCCCTTGAAGAAGCGCAGCATCAAGATGTGCTTCTCCCGCGGGTCGAGCGACTCCAGCAATGGCTTGATCGTCTCGCGGTTCTCCACGTGCTCGAGCGCCTCGTCGTCTGAGCCGATCACGTCGATCATGCTCAGCGCGCTGTCGTCGCTGGAGTCCGGCGCGTCCAGGGAGAGCGTGGAGTAGGCGTTCGCCGACTCCAGGCCCTCGATGATCTCCTCGTCGGAGACGCCGACCTTGCGTGCCAGCTCGCTGACCGTGGGGGAGCGGCCGAGCTGCTGGGTGAGCTCCGCGGTCGCCGCGGTGATCGTGATCCGCAGCTCCTGGAGTCGCCGAGGCACCCGGATCGCCCAGCCGCGGTCGCGGAAGTGTCGCTTGATCTCGCCCACGATGGTCGGGGTGGCGTACGTGGAGAACTCCACGCCGCGCTCGATGTCGAACCGGTCCACGGCCTTGATCAGGCCGATGGTGCCGACCTGGAGCAGGTCGTCGAAGGGCTCGCCGCGGTTCAGGAAGCGCCGGGCGAAGTGCTCGACCAGCGGCAGGTGCAGACGAACCAGCTGGTCGCGCAACGAGGACCGTTCGGCCTCGGAGACGTCGGGATCGGCCAGCTGGGCGAACAGCGCCGCGCTCCGTGCGCGCACCCGGGCCAGGTCCTCGCCACCGGACGTGGTCATCGACCTGCTCACTCGACGTCGGTGGTGCTGCGGGAGAGCCGGATGGTGAGCCGGTCGCCGTCGACCTCGGCCGAGACCGTGCTGGTCAGCGCGGCCAGCACCGTCCAGGCGAACCCGTCACGGCTCGGCTGCCGCGGCTCGTCGCACTCCGCGGTGACCGCCACGACCAGGCTGCGTTCGCCGAGCTCGAAGGAGCAGGTCAGGTCGCTGCCGGTGCGGGCCTGGGGGAGCACCATCGCGCAGGCCTCGTCCACGGCGATCCGCAGATCCTCGATGTCGTCGAGGGTGAAGTCGAGCCGGGCGGCGAGGCCGGCGGTGGCCGTGCGCAGCACTGCCAGGAAGGCGCTGTCCGCCGGGATCCTGAGCTGCACGTCGGGGTGGATGTCCACCACGTCCTACCCTCCCATCGTCACGATGGGGCCGGACGCGGGTGCGCCCGACCCCATCGGAGCCGTACCTTACCGAGACGTCGTCCCGGAGTCTTTCATGACCTGCCCCCGGGTGACCGCATCGACGCGGCTGCCCGTGGTGCTGCTGCTCAGGCCTTCTTGGTCTCCCAGAAGATCTCGGAGATCTCCGCGATCTTGGCGAGCAGCTGGTCGGCTGCGTCGGCGTCCATCGTGCCCTTGGTGCCCGAGGCGCCGGCCAGCTTGGTGGCCTCGTTGAACAGGGTGTGCAGCTGCGGGTACTTCTCGAAGTGCGGCGGCTTGAAGTAGTCGGTCCACAGCACCCACAGGTGGTGCTTCACGAGCTCGGAGCGCTGCTCCTTGATGAGCACGGCGCGGGTGCGGAAGTCGGGGTCGTCGCTGTCGGCCACCTTGGCGATGATCGCCTTGACCGACTCGGCCTCGATGCGGGCCTGGGCGGGGTCGTAGACCCCACACGGGAGGTCGCAGTGGGCGTGGACGTCAACGGTGCGTGCGAAGAGTCGCGCGAGCATGCGGTGGTCCTTTCTCTGGTGCGGTCTGGTCGTGCTGGTGCGGTCGTGCCGGGACACCACCTGCGACACTACTCCGGCGCCGGGGCCTGCCCGTGGGTGGTGCGAACGGGGCCCCGTCGTCGGAAAGGACGTTACCCATGCCCGACCGGTCCACGCCCTCCGGCAGCGGCCGACGGCTCGGCCTG
The DNA window shown above is from Nocardioides mesophilus and carries:
- a CDS encoding WhiB family transcriptional regulator, encoding MDWRHRSACLEEDPELFFPIGNTGPAILQIEEAKQVCRRCEVREQCLAWALEAGQDHGVWGGMSEDERRALKRRNARAKVRTA
- a CDS encoding sensor histidine kinase produces the protein MNELVRAHTDLAEDDVSWLHLLLADWQIIADLSFADLVLWLPDRAGSGYWAVAQMRPTTGPTAYVDDLVGAFVPRGRRPLLDAAHDQQRVAREGDPEWRDEVPVRVEAIPVRREDRILGVIARNTNLLGVRTPSRLELSYLQAATDLTQMIAHGFFPYPGQRSDHADSPRVGDGFVRVDATGTVTYASPNAMSVYRRLGLQTDLTGLDLPETTRRLLPPRRRPDEETLSAVLSGRLPRDAEVGDGETVLILRAIPLRPTGEHIGALVLVRDVTDLRSRDRELVTKDATIREIHHRVKNNLQTVAALLRLQARRIEAPEGRAALEEAVRRVGTIAVVHDTLSQTLDERVEFDQVADRLRLMVTEVSSPGAAVSSRREGSFGVVPAEIATPLAMVLTELLQNAVEHGFHGGSGQLLVAARRTPGRLVVTVQDDGAGVPVDFDLDSSASLGLSIVRTLVESELGGRIQIDPAPTAGTRVTLDVPLA
- a CDS encoding RNA polymerase sigma factor SigF, translated to MTTSGGEDLARVRARSAALFAQLADPDVSEAERSSLRDQLVRLHLPLVEHFARRFLNRGEPFDDLLQVGTIGLIKAVDRFDIERGVEFSTYATPTIVGEIKRHFRDRGWAIRVPRRLQELRITITAATAELTQQLGRSPTVSELARKVGVSDEEIIEGLESANAYSTLSLDAPDSSDDSALSMIDVIGSDDEALEHVENRETIKPLLESLDPREKHILMLRFFKGMTQSQIAAEIGISQMHVSRLLARTLAQLREQLAEPTSGV
- a CDS encoding anti-sigma factor translates to MVDIHPDVQLRIPADSAFLAVLRTATAGLAARLDFTLDDIEDLRIAVDEACAMVLPQARTGSDLTCSFELGERSLVVAVTAECDEPRQPSRDGFAWTVLAALTSTVSAEVDGDRLTIRLSRSTTDVE
- the sodN gene encoding superoxide dismutase, Ni, translated to MLARLFARTVDVHAHCDLPCGVYDPAQARIEAESVKAIIAKVADSDDPDFRTRAVLIKEQRSELVKHHLWVLWTDYFKPPHFEKYPQLHTLFNEATKLAGASGTKGTMDADAADQLLAKIAEISEIFWETKKA